The DNA region GCTCCGTCTACGCGTGGTCTGTCTCCAATAGCGCTGGTGACATGAAGACCCTTTCTGCGGGCGGCGGCTCTTACCAGGAATCGTGGCGCGAGAACAGCAATGGCGGCGGTGTCTCCATCAAGCTGTCCACCGAGCCCAACCAGGACGACGTCCTGCAGTTCGAGTACACCCAGTCTGGCGACACCATCTTCTGGGACATGTCGTGCATCAACATGGGCACCGACTCCAAGTTCACCAAGTACGGCTTCACCGTCGAGCCCTCCGAGACCAGCACCAACTGCCCCTCTGTCAACTGCAAGGCTGGCGACTCGCAGTGTGCTGAGGCTTACTTGCAGCCTAAGGACGACCACGCTACTCACGGCTGCCCTATCAACACTCAGTTCACCGTGAACATTGGCAACTAAGCGGCTTTCGCTCGTTTTGTTCTATTCCCGCTAAATACGATGTTCTGCTGGCAGGATACCAGTCTGCTGAACGGACTGCTCTGTCTGGACGGAGGATATGACCTTTGAACTCGCTGGTTGAGTGGTTCGATTTGACATCGAAAATATGTTTTATGATTTAATGATTGACATCCGGGGATGGATGGATTGATAGATTTGGAGTTGTTGGTTCTTGCTTTTTTCCTGTCTATAGAATTCTTATTGGTTTAACAAGATACAATGTATCTAGTCAAATTCATTGAATATGTGATAAACTGTCTTACGAACATTTCGATCCCAACTGATGTATAACTCGTATAGCTGAGCTGTCAACTGACACATGTACACCGTTGACTCGACTCGTTCTACAATCACACCGCCAGTCAGTTCACATCTCTCACATCTATCCTTCGCATTCCCTCTATTCCCCGCCAGTCCTCTATTCTGCTCACTCGTCTAAGTCTACAAAACAGACTACTGCAGGAACAAACCGCCACAAAAAAACTCTTTTTCTCGCATTTTCCTCATTTTGGGCATCCATCTGCCCCTCCTCTCCACTGCCGGACCCTGATTGGTGGAACTCGGTGGCACAATCTAAGATCGCGTTCCAATTGGGTGGTTTCGGGAAAAGTTTATCGGTATTGTTTTGTGATTGGCTGCCTGTACTCCACTGCACGATTTTTTGCACACAGCAGGGCACACAAAATCGAATTCAGCTGTGTGTGGATGTGGTGGGTAAAAACTGGTTAGTCGCCGGTTGTATCCAGATTTCTTATTTCATCGATCGGTCTGGATTTCGCAAGCATCACCGTTGGCGCTGCATTGGCAAGAGGTAATGGTAATGGTAATCCTGCCCAACGCTTACTCTGCTTCTCTTTTCTACCGGTCAATTTACGGTCAATCACCGGTATACGAGCTTCTTAATAACCACACTCCAATGACACACGTTCCTATGGCCGTACCTACATGGTACCTACATATCCGCCAATACGAGTTCTGCATAGTACTTTGGACAGGATAGGACAATAAACCGCCACGCATGTCTCCGTCACCGTCCGCATTCACCGTCTCAGCCCCAGTCCCGGTAAAAGAACTAGGCATAAGCAAGCATGCGTCACGATGATTTTATGAGATGATTCATTCCAGAAAGCAAACATGCCCCATAGCTACGTACGTACTGGTTACTCGAAACGGTATAACTCCTCGGAGTCCATACCCACCGGGACTTCGTCCTACTCAGCAGGGCTTGTACGTTGGTGGAGCTGGCGAGCGAGCTGACAGGGCGGTATGGGTCTGGCCGAgacttttctcttttgtACTTGGAGGTGGATTTCCGTGTTGTTCCGAGCGGATCAGGTTAGGGGCGTTGTGGTCCGCGGAGGCGTACAGGTGTGGATGGGGGGTGTCTGTGTATGCGTGTGCGATGCGGCATTTTAGTTAGTCGGTGATTATTAATTGGTGTTTGTGGGATGTGTGTGATGGTATTGTGATATGGacgtacagagtacgatTGTGAGTCGTAGGGTTATGGGGGTGGAGGGTTTAGGTTAAGGTGCGACGGAGATGGATTAAGTGTGAGTTTACATTACATCGAATCGAGTCGAGGAAAGAGTTTGTGGAATTGACCTTTGGTAGTGGTGGTtcattgatttgtttgtagcTGGTTGACTTTGAGCCGTTCTTTGAGTTCGAAAGTATATATGTTGAGCCTAGCAGCAGGGTAATAATCTGGGCCAACACTAATCCGACAAAGTTACATTGAAGTCCAAAATATATCCAACGCTATCCAAACCATCCAACACCACACAACCCAAATACAATAAAATAAAACTACACAGAATTTGAATTATCCGCACAAGACCACGCCGCACTCCCCCCCGACCCCCTATAATCCTCAATAATCCCAACAACACTCCCGTAAGTCCCTGCAATCGTCAAAAAGAAACCCGCCAGCACCACAAACACACTCCAACACACCATAGCCGCCCACCGCCACCACGCCCATCCGTGTTCCATTGTCTTGCGGCTCCAGTTATCGTACAACCACATGCACCCCATCGGCTGAAACATCATGAATGTGCCCAGCAATGCGCCGATGAGGGAGATCAGGCTGTCGAAGACGGGGATTGCGCTGGCGATTATGTAGGCGATTATGGCGACGGTGAAAGTGCTGGCGACCCAGACGACTTTGTGGGTTAGGGTGTTGGCGGTTAGGTGGTGAGTGTtgcggaggaggcggaggaatATGTGTTTTGCTGGGATCTGTATACATTAGTGGCATGCTTAGGGATAGGGTGGGGATAGGGCAATGTAGGGATGTACGTGGGTAACTATAGTAGTGGTGGCGATCAACCCCGGCAGAGCAAAGCCATAGCTAACTTTCTTGACAGTGACCCCGGCAGACCCTAGGACTGGCGACGCAACATACGACCCGCAGTAATAGTACACGACGATGCCGATAGTGACATAGATAGCCGTAACGCCACCCTGGCAGATAAGCATAGCCTGAGTGTAGTACCGCGGCTCTCGCATCTCAGACACGACAGCGAAGAAAGCCGGTGTACCGGCAAAGGCGAACGCAAGCGTCGAAACTGCCTTGATGGCAGACGTGAAGGACGGGTTGTTGACGATTTTGTAATCCGAGACCCAGACGAGTGCTTCCTCTGGCGAGGGCGCAGCGGCAGGACGGTCTTGGACGCCGACGGCAATGGTGACGATGAAGACTGCTTTGTTAGAAGTGTCCGTATTTTTGAATAGGATGACCTTACTTGAGGTGAGAATGCATGCTAAACCAACCCATGCAATCCAACTAATCCGTCCCAGTGTCCGGATACTAGCGAGAACGAACCCTAAAACGAAAGCGATAGCGAGGAAGACAGCCGTGCATGTACCGTGTGTCGAGACTGCGTTCAAGGCGATCGAGATACCGAGCATTCCAGAGCCGGAGACAAAGATCCAATCTACATCGTCAGCCAACGGATCCTAATTTGATCTGAGGAGGTACACTCACAAAGGCAGAAGACACCCCCGAAAACCTCCTTCCCAAAACGTCCAAACATCAACTGACCCGCATCGTCAATCCCATATACTTCCCTATGTCGAAGCTTGAACGTCCCAATGATATAATCCGACCAGGTTGTTATACCAGCAATAGCACACAGACAGACGACACCGGGGACTAAACCTAGTGCGTCGAAAGCGGCAGGAATCGACAGAACACCCAAACCGATCTGGGTTTTCATCATGAGGGCGACGGTACCTAGGAAACCGACCTGAGACGTTAGTTGTTGCCATTGTGTGGGAATAGGATGGCAGACATACATTGCGATAGTTTGGTCCATCTTCCGTGATCTCTCCGAATACCGCATCGTAGGTTGGAGTTTCAGTATTCTGGACTTCACCGATTTGTGAAGGGTGGAGATGTAGACCAAGGCCCTCAGGGTCGTATTcatctttcttttctatctTAGTTGGTTCTGACATATCTCGATTCATATTCACACTCATATTCACAAAAATCAAAAAACTGTCAAAATATATCCCCGGGGCGTCTGTCCAGCGGGACTCCGCCGCTTTCTATACCACCGATCCCAACCCCCTCGCATGCTGCGTATCTTTTGGGGTAACATGCTGCGGGGAGAAACAAGAGCCGAAGTACTATGATGTTTTTACGCCCCGGTGTCAAAAAGAACATGAATTGATTGGTAGAAAGCGAGTGCTCGGCTTCTCTATCAGGCCTCATTTTTTTCGATATGCGGCGTTTATATTGGCTGTTGTCCCCGCAGTAGAACACGGTAAGACAATCTTAGATTCTGAGAGTTAAGGGAACCAAATGCGGGGATAAGCTATTTTACGTATGTGTATAGATACGGATAAAGGATTGATACTTATCTTTCCTATGAGATATTTGTCGATAATCCTGCTTGTATGTCATGTACCTAGCTAGATAAATAATGATTAGGGCTCATATCTCATCTACTGGGTTTCCTAGAAAAATAAATTCTCTGTCCGCATTAAGCACTCCGGatgttattttcaactgctTTTTACCCTCAACAGACTCCAACATTAACAATGACAACGCCAATGTAAATACACAAGTTTTTGAGGCGATACAATACCTTAGCGATCCCGTGAGCAACCGGTTATACCCCATATTCAGCGCTATTGATCACTTCCGGCCCCATTCCGCATAATGTGTCGTCATGTTTCGGAATAGGGGCAAGCAGATAAGACGAAATACCTGAGAGATATACATGTTATACAAAGATATACACCAGGCGATTCGCATAAACTAACCCTCTGAAGAAGACTGGACTAACCCTCTCCAGAAAATCGAACTATTCCGGGAAGGGTAACCAGCGTGAGATCTATCTTAAGATGCTTGCTATTAACCGCGATTGTTGGAGATAGCTGCGCTATCATGACATGTAGAGATTTATTATGTTTCTGCTtgaatttttttttacttGGGGATggagataaaaaaaaaaaaggatgATGCATGTGGAGATTGGAGGGGGACTAAAAAAACGACACCAGTCGGACTCGAACCGACGCCTCCGAAGAGAGTAGATTTCTAATCTACCGCCTTAGACCACTCGGCCATAGTGTCTATTTGTTGAAAGTAATCACCATCAAAAATTATGTGAAGAAAACTCAAGGACATCCCATTTTACGCCACTGTCTGAATACTTGACTTCTCAAGACATGCTCAGGTTAATATATTTACATTCATGTAATACAATCCTGCAGTTCTAAACCTTTATAGCAATGAAGCACAACAGACCGAAACCCACGCCATAACATTCAAACATAGCCACACACAAGATCAAGTCCCCGAAACAACAGCCAGCCCCTCATAAATCTTCCTCTTAACAGCCAAAAAGCTCCCCTTCCCAGCCCTCATTCCAATTGTCCCATTCGTCGCCGCAGCAGCCTGCGCCCCCGCCTCAATCTCAATCCTCCCCGTCCCAGATTTCCTCACCGCAACTAACCCGTCAATAAGCAGCGTTCCTTCTCCGCGGAATTCGGCCTTGTGGCCCGCGCTCTGCATGATTTTGCGCAGGTCGGCGAGACGGAGGTCGCCGACGTGCAGGGGCCGGGCCATGGACCGTGTACCCGCTGCCATGTTTGCGGGGAGGACGTCGAGCATGGGGAAGACGTCGGATTTCTCGGCAGAGGGTTTTGTGCCGTCCAAGGTGGAGACAGCGTCGGAAGTGGCCTCTTCTTTGAGGAGTTTTTGTTTCTTAGTAGCGGATTCTTCTGAGTCCTCTTCTGGGGCCGGGAGTTCGGGGCCTCGGAGTTGGGCGGTTAGAGCGACGACGCCTAGACTGCGGACGTGTTGCCAGTTTAGACGACGGACGAGGTTGTTACCCAGTTTGACCATCCAGGCGTTCGTGTCGACGCTGGCGTCGATGACCTCGCCGTTGGTCGGGGTGAAGATTACAGAAGCGTCTGCTGCAGAGACATCCACGCCGGCTTTAGCGGCCAAGAGTTTCCCGCATTCGGTGGCCAATGCGGTCGTTTCGCCCTTTGTTCCGCCGACGAGAATCAACTTGCGCGGCTGGATGAGGGGAATCAGCATCTCCAAGCTTCGCTTGTCGTGTATACCTGTGAAATCCACAAATGCCAGACGTGCGTTGATGGTAATCGCCGCCTTTTCGTAGACAGCCTTCGCCGGTCCCTCGAACACCTGCTCATCGCTTTCGTCCTCTGAAGATACAGCACCATCAGCCCCCTCGCCTTCATCAGCGAAGCTGAGATCATCTGTTGTATCTCtcttctcatcatctccaaGCCCTTGCTGCCGCTTGTTGCCACTACCGGAAAGCCGTCGTCCGTTCGGTCCTGTCTCGTCCCACCGCCGTTTCTGACCGAGTTTCGTCTGAGAGTCAGACCGCCGTTGCTGCATATCGACTTCTTCACGTTCCTCTGCACGCAGGTATTCTTCCGGCCGAATGAATTCACCAAATTCATCACCTTTCTTTCTCGGCGCCACGTAAGGGAATATGCGTTCACGGCCTTTTTTACCCCGGACATCGTAGTCGTAGACATTCTTCCGCCGTAGAAGAACGTTGATACCGAGATCTTCGTCGCTGAGACCGAGTTTGTTACGGTTGGCATGAGCAAGAGATGTGGAGAAATTCAGCACTCGACCCTGCTGCTCTGTTTCCGAGTCTTCAGACGTTGTGGAACTGGACCGGTCATCGAGTGCGTCCGCAGTGTTATCGAGGTTCTCCTGGCCTCGACCCTGGGAAGTGTCTTGGAGTTGTATCTTAGTGGCAAGATACTGTTGGTAGAGTAATTGCTCGCCAGGATCAAGGGGTGCTCGCTGTACATTAGTCCACGACAATTCCCGACCACCACTATGGATTTGTTCCAGCAATTCGCCATCTGAAGCTTTCTCCAAAGCAACACCATCCTGTCGCTCCTCGTACCATTGCCAGATCATGTTACCAAGGCTCATCTTCCGGGACTCTAGGCTCTCTGGGGAATTCTCTTTATGCAATGGCTC from Aspergillus chevalieri M1 DNA, chromosome 2, nearly complete sequence includes:
- a CDS encoding cleavage polyadenylation factor subunit CFT2 (BUSCO:EOG09260MBW;~COG:A;~EggNog:ENOG410PHC8;~InterPro:IPR036866,IPR027075,IPR025069,IPR011108, IPR001279,IPR022712,IPR035639;~PFAM:PF13299,PF10996,PF16661,PF07521;~go_component: GO:0005847 - mRNA cleavage and polyadenylation specificity factor complex [Evidence IEA];~go_process: GO:0006378 - mRNA polyadenylation [Evidence IEA];~go_process: GO:0006379 - mRNA cleavage [Evidence IEA]), whose amino-acid sequence is MFTFTPLLGAQSSSSKASQSILELDGGIKILVDVGWDDTFDTLDLVELEKHVPTLSLILLTHATPAHLGAFAHCCKTFPLFTQIPVYATSPVISLGRTLLQDLYACSPLAATFLPKASISEPGASTSAASAAASVTEGEANPEPSSAGRILLQPPSAEEIAKYFSLINPLKYSQPHQPAASPFSPPLNGLTLTAYSAGHTVGGTIWHIQHGMESIVYAVDWNQARENVVAGAAWFGGSGASGTEVIEQLRKPTALICSSKGGDKFALPGGRKKRDDVLLDMIRSSLAKGGTVLIPTDTSARVLELAYALEHSWRDASANNESEDVLKSAGLYMAGRKANTTMRLARSMLEWMDENIVREFEAAEGVDATTGQSQNKTGNQRQGQDSGGAKGAGPFTFKHLKLVERKKKMEKILSDQTPKVILASDSSLDWGFAKDSLRLVAEGPNNLLLLTEPLHKENSPESLESRKMSLGNMIWQWYEERQDGVALEKASDGELLEQIHSGGRELSWTNVQRAPLDPGEQLLYQQYLATKIQLQDTSQGRGQENLDNTADALDDRSSSTTSEDSETEQQGRVLNFSTSLAHANRNKLGLSDEDLGINVLLRRKNVYDYDVRGKKGRERIFPYVAPRKKGDEFGEFIRPEEYLRAEEREEVDMQQRRSDSQTKLGQKRRWDETGPNGRRLSGSGNKRQQGLGDDEKRDTTDDLSFADEGEGADGAVSSEDESDEQVFEGPAKAVYEKAAITINARLAFVDFTGIHDKRSLEMLIPLIQPRKLILVGGTKGETTALATECGKLLAAKAGVDVSAADASVIFTPTNGEVIDASVDTNAWMVKLGNNLVRRLNWQHVRSLGVVALTAQLRGPELPAPEEDSEESATKKQKLLKEEATSDAVSTLDGTKPSAEKSDVFPMLDVLPANMAAGTRSMARPLHVGDLRLADLRKIMQSAGHKAEFRGEGTLLIDGLVAVRKSGTGRIEIEAGAQAAAATNGTIGMRAGKGSFLAVKRKIYEGLAVVSGT
- a CDS encoding uncharacterized protein (COG:E;~EggNog:ENOG410PJ18;~InterPro:IPR013057;~PFAM:PF01490;~TransMembrane:11 (i63-84o90-114i142-165o171-190i202-223o254-275i287-309o329-350i373-393o399-422i434-456o)); this encodes MSVNMNRDMSEPTKIEKKDEYDPEGLGLHLHPSQIGEVQNTETPTYDAVFGEITEDGPNYRNVGFLGTVALMMKTQIGLGVLSIPAAFDALGLVPGVVCLCAIAGITTWSDYIIGTFKLRHREVYGIDDAGQLMFGRFGKEVFGGVFCLYWIFVSGSGMLGISIALNAVSTHGTCTAVFLAIAFVLGFVLASIRTLGRISWIAWVGLACILTSIFIVTIAVGVQDRPAAAPSPEEALVWVSDYKIVNNPSFTSAIKAVSTLAFAFAGTPAFFAVVSEMREPRYYTQAMLICQGGVTAIYVTIGIVVYYYCGSYVASPVLGSAGVTVKKVSYGFALPGLIATTTIVTHIPAKHIFLRLLRNTHHLTANTLTHKVVWVASTFTVAIIAYIIASAIPVFDSLISLIGALLGTFMMFQPMGCMWLYDNWSRKTMEHGWAWWRWAAMVCWSVFVVLAGFFLTIAGTYGSVVGIIEDYRGSGGSAAWSCADNSNSV
- a CDS encoding putative extracellular thaumatin domain protein (COG:S;~EggNog:ENOG410QEFP); the encoded protein is MTSFAALSAALPHAIKARNTTSTDTGSSGSGGVTIHNNLEGSVYAWSVSNSAGDMKTLSAGGGSYQESWRENSNGGGVSIKLSTEPNQDDVLQFEYTQSGDTIFWDMSCINMGTDSKFTKYGFTVEPSETSTNCPSVNCKAGDSQCAEAYLQPKDDHATHGCPINTQFTVNIGN